The stretch of DNA CGATAGGTAGGCCTGAAGGAGCGTTTAAAACACGACTTCTTAATTATAAGATATTGATTTTTACCAATTGGGCTATCTCTTACGGTGTCTCATTGCCGACCTTTTTTATTTGGGGGGAATCTCAGAATCTACTTATTACTTATTAAAGAAACATGGGCCAAAATTGTCTCAATagaatataaatatatagcagCCCACATGCTCACGTGAACCTTGACCCAATGGGATTGCATCTTTTGGATTTTGTTGAAATGAGAGCTTTAAAGAATAAAAGAttcatagagaaaataaaatggaaaggaCTGAATCCATGGAATCTTGAAACTTGACAAGGATTGGCTTAGttgtccctttttttattttgtggcaATGGTGCTTTGAGATGTTGGGTACTCTACGTCTCCTCGCACctataaattatttattattaatttattaactcttaaaaaaaattagaaaaatttatATGAAGAATGAAGTTGCCTTTACCTATGGAATAGATTTTTTAAATCGTACGCATAATGTATATAGTGTACTCTAGCGCCTCCTATgcttatctctctttttttctcaaatGAAATGACATATAAAATAAGGTTTTGAAAATTTAGAAATTAACGAAATGATGTATTGATAgctaataaaatacaaaattatttgattaagtttgtGGGACGAAAacttgacataaaaaaaaaaatttgtcactGGGTTTAGTTTTTTGTAACTATTAATTGGATTAAATTATTTAAAGCACATTCTGTCACCTTGAAATCCTGTTCCAAGTCCCCCATCGCCCATGGGCACCACGCCACTACATGTGTaacaaaattttaacaaaaaactAAGACAAGCATGTACAACAATGCCATGCTACTATGGACTGCACATCCTCAGcaatctttttttaattttattttgggtaaatCCCAACTTCTTCTCATATATTTAAAAGGTAACGCTATCATGGATCCATGTATCTTATTATCATGGAATTATTAGGATACTTTGAAAGAGTCAATTAACACGGTAGGTCAAGATAAAAGTAAAATTAATCCCGATTCCAATTAATTATGTCTAGAtgatccttttattttttgtcattcctGTCAAGAGATTCAAGACCACTAGGATGGCAACCTAAAAGGGCAGCAAGAGGATGGGAGATTACAATATGTCACATATTTGATGGGAGAAAGTCCAAACATATGACATCTCCCTAGGATTTAGGCCAAAGCCAAGCTACAACTACCAGCCACCACCATGTCAAGAGGTGCTTATCTCCTTCCAAAAAACTAGGATTTATGACAAATTGCACTTAACCCAATTCCGAAATTGATCTCCGGAAATCCCCCTCCCCTTAATTCTGTTCTTTAAAATCTTAAGAGTGACTAAGTTTTGGGATCATTTCTTCTACTAATCCTCTTAATCATCCACTTTCTAAAAATAACATATTTGGAGACTTTACATATGTAAATTATGTTTTGTGAATTACACTCGACATACCCTCCCTCGATGTACattgttcttgaagttttttGCCTATCCGATCACAAAATCTCATAAATCTATTGACTTGACATAAGAGATGTCATTATATGCCAGTGACTATAAATCTCATGCCCCCTTTGATTATATTAATGAGAAAGGGTTCTCTAAAAGAAGCATGACCCTCCATCAATGTGGGAATCAATCAAAATACATACAAAAACATCAATAGTAATATAATTTCTACATTTCATTAGAGGTGGAGTGATCATGTCAGCCCTTCTACCCAAACGAACTTACCCTTGATTAATTGAAGGTAATCTATTGCAATTTCAAAACAAAGTCATGCATGAACGAAATCTCCTAACATAGGTGTGTTTACCTTGCCATTTAAAATATTCGAATTAAAATTGTATTTCGAGTTGATGATGGATCGCACTATGGTAGTAGCGTAATGCACATTTGGTTTTGTGTCATTATTCACTGGTCATTATTACTTCAGCGCAATGCAAGGGCAAGTTGGCAAAAAAAGAcaggagaaaaggaaaatgaacaTTTGGTTGTGTCACAGTACTcacattcttttgtttttaattgaAAACCATATGTTGcaaaatttaaatataataatatatttttatttaaaatcatgaaggagagagagagagagagagagagagagatttcatcAAATATGCTATTTCATTGTTCACTATTGGCATAGAAGTACTTAATATAAGTAGACAGcgtatatattatttttatttttttaattaattaataactaGAGACAATAGatttaacaaaaaattaaaaaaaaaaagagaaggcgAGAAACATGGCAACAGCCGAGTAGGCTCCCAAGTCCCATCACATGAACTCCAAAATGTGTGGCGCAAGTTTTGTTTGTGGGGAGAGATGAGGGACAGGCCGGGAGGCCCGGGAAAGGGTTGACCCCACCCAGTCACCCACCCACCTCGCTAGATTACGGGAGTGGCTCGCTTTCCGACGCATTCTTAGTTCATTGTTATTGTGAATCTGTGATAGCTTTAATAAGAAAACtaatcttattattattattttatatttataaccAAGAATCTGACTGGGTCTGGGAGTGATGACAACCGGTTGATAAAGACGATGATTGGCTGCCTCTTGAGCTTTTGCTTTAGCCAGATTCCTCTCATCTTCCCAGTCCTAATTCCCAGGAACAAAGatctaaagagagagagagaagtctaTATTGTCCGCGATAGCGATATCAATCAGGGTTCAAGGTATCGGTACTGCATCGAATATCGATTGATATTACTACATGATACCAAAATGTCTATACTAGTTTGGTATCGGGGTGTAATGGTTTGGATCAGATGaaattttagaaaaagaaaaattgaatcaaCCGATTACATCAATCGCTATTGGTATCATATCGATATCGTCCGACAtgatatcatatcaatatcCAGAGAGAGAACTTTGATGTAAAAGAAGCTTATGTTAAATAGTTGCCTTacacttaggggtgtcaatcggccGGTCCGGCTCAGTTTTGGTatgggttgagtcggtttcggtgtgagaaagttgaaatcgaaaccgaaccaataaggaaattctagtttcggtttggtttcggtttcggtgcggtttgattttggtttgtcttcggtttcttaaatcgatttgtaatcgggttggttttagttttttgtccagtttggattcgactttctatacaaatgtatacaaaactatgcaaattttgatttttttaatgaattttgaagtgtttcagtttcttaccggtttggtttcaatttcgatCTGGGTTTTGAGgtagtttcggtttggttttgggttcatccgattTCCGGTgcgattcgatttgattttagagTTGTAATAtttcaaaccgaaccaaaccaataaggttTTGATTCGATTCGATCCGATCCGTATTGTTATCGATTTGATTtgaccggttttaccggttcgatttagAAATCGACACCCCTACTTACACTTAATGACAAAAAACATAGAAGGGCTCGAATAGGCATGTCAGTGCCACTACGCCTCTTCCACGACCACCTATGCTGCTTTTGACGATGGGATGTGGTGCGCGTGATGTTTTCCTTACTTTGTGTAGCAATCTCAGGATGCTCTCTTAGGCGGTGACCGTCCTGTGTTGTCCATGGTTGTTTGGACGTTTGACAGTGTTCAAGTGGTAATTCAATAGTTCTCGACTTGACGTCTGTGTTCTAGTTGAATCATTGCTTAGATATGTGTGGATGACACTCAAGTAGTTACAAGTTGACTTCGGCAATCACCGCTCAAAGAGGAgttggatctttttttttttttaaatgtttggtggcaatgtttaatttaattctGATGTTTCCTTAATTGCTTATGCAATATGCTCCTCTCCAACTTGTTGGTGCATCTAATGTGCATTGGATGACTGACAGCATCTGATCTGAGCACGCCTCAAATACAGTCAACCATCTAATTGCACCCTCAAATGCTATCAGTCATGCTGGTTCTatcatgaaaaaagaaaaaggtcagGTTGTTTAAGTTGTTTACTTTTTGATCGAGTCATTGGATTTATTTCTTGATATCAGAGTACTTCATCCTAAATGGGGTTGGAATCGTCTATAATTTCGATTTCGTATAATCTCATACAATATCATTTTCAGACGGTGATacatgtattgatatcaatacaatggtccagatctgatacaactaataaaacattaaatcagtgaagaagcatttaaatcagatctggaccattgtattggtattaatacacgtgtcaccgcctgaatgtggtattacacggaattgtatgagatcaaAATTGCAGACGACTTTTTTCCTCCTAAATGCCGAGAGTCCAACAATCATAATAAACATTATAAGTTTACGTTTTGACCCGAATAGCATATGTACTTAGAATCTCGTGTGAATCAGCAAGGATCACATTGCAAAGCTAAATATGCCTAGGTGTATCATGAAGAAACTGTGAGAAGAACCCCATGAGGGAGTGATATAGAACACCATTCGTGTCATACTGACTAATTCATATTGGTCAAAAATCAGTTCGATATCTATCATGGGGCTCTATCGATTTGGCTGAAAAGGCTGATCCAATATTGATACGAATTAGCCACGTTGGCCAATTCTATATTGACTCCTAAAATCATGATCGTCTCTGATCAATCCCATATATTTAAGGATTTGACTCCTCTCCAATGACTGCACCCTCAAACAATTCATCAAAGGGTTGAGAGGGTTTGGCTACGCATCCTGACACCTGTCAACACCTGGGGATATGTGTCAAAACATTTTCAACTCTTTGATGGATCGTTGGAGGGTCggtggtgttggagaggatATTTTTCCTATATTTAAGGCCCATATCGTTTAGTTAATCGAATCTCATGACCATGAATAGACACATTTGCATTTGATTGGTTAGTCACTGGTTCATAATCGGATTTATGCTAATTGTGTTATTACTTATAAACAAACTATAAATGGGTTAATTGGATTAATTGGGCTAAAAACAAGCTAATCGAATCATAAACTGGTTGAACAAACTAAAAACAAGCTGTAAACGATTGGTAACAAGGTGGGCCCAGCACTATGCTCGGCCGGTGGGAAATTGGGCGCCCAGCACAGGGACAAAGAAAAGGGGTGCCTCAGCTACACATCGAAGAAGCCATCAGGATTCAGTCCATCATTGCGAGGTTTCTCTTGTGGGTAGAGCAAATTTTTTAATTCCATCAAGTGCCCCTATTGGCAAATTTTTTGCACGAGTCGGACTACATGGAAAAAGATAAAGCGGTTTGGTGGACCCCATCACGTCCAAAAATGTCTTTGTCGCATGGGATCTCCAAGATACCTTTCCACTGTAAAAGGCAATGTGCTCTCTGCCCACCCATAATAAATCTTTCCACTATAAAAaggttaaaatttttttttttttaataaaaaggacAGAAAGAACTACAATTCCGAAAGAACTATTAAAAGGTTTAAGTGACATGCCTATGTATAATCAACTATATAAAAGATTGTCattacttgaaaaaaaaataaaattatatagaAGATTCCTTTCCCTTTCCTATTTTGTGGAGGTGGATTCATTCATCTTtcaacataaataaaataaagtaaaagattCGTTAAGATTCACAAGGGGAGGGTATGTTAacgttctctctcttccttttataaACTGACCTAATTGCACCCCGATGTATGAGAATATGAGATTATTTTGTGTGGATCAAGTGCATAGCACACTGGTTGCAGTCTCTATTTGTAGAGTAGATGCCAAGAGTGTGGAAAATCTAATGATCGACTCTATATTTCTCCCTCGGCCTTTCccctctagtgtgtgtgagtcTTACATCATTAGTGTGCTTTCTTACACCACTTGGTCAAAAACCTTTTTccgtaaaataaaataaagtggtgAATACTTTTTTTCCTCCAATGTCCTCTACTCCTTGTCTTACTCGAAGGTAGAGGAATCCAATCAAATTATGAAAGGCAACAAGGCTCATGGACAAGTTGCTAGTATTTATATTTGATTCGTTGAATTGTGCTACATGAAAAGTTGGTCTAACAATTCTAATCATTTGATATCTTTGAAACAATTTGAAATGACCACATTACATATACCAAACTCAATTCAATCTCTGCCTTtctttgtttaccaaaaaaacattaaaagaaATGGACTTTTTTAGTAGAGTACATGCATTGCAATGGTGTCCACTTTCttctattccttttttttttttttttaacaaagtaGAGGGATACAAGGGTTGGGCATTAGATATGAAATGGGAGTCCCGAACCCGAGATTTCACAGGTGCAAATGCACTACTACACTATGTGCCAACCAACTTCACTAAACAGTTGACCACAATTCATCCACTTTCTTGGTAGTGTAGTTGTTGGATTAAAAATTAACATGTGAATAGGGAACTTTcgattttccttttaataaaatttcagtttcatctCACTTCCCATGTCACAAAACTAGGTGGTCCAACCATTAAAATTATATGCACAAGCTTGCCATAAAACCGCTCTCAATTCGAAATTGACAAAGATATAATGGCTTCAGACTCTCTATAATGGGGAAACAACTAATGTCCCCAAATTGGATATTTTGAAGGTGAAATATGAAACACATCCCCCNNNNNNNNNNNNNNNNNNNNCCATGGTAAAAGAGGATTTCCTTCACCCAACTTGGGATGGGCACAAGAGAACAATGGTGGGGAAGGtattatcaattttttccaATAAGTGAGGGAGTAAAAAATGCCATTAGATTAATGTACTTCTCCTTGAGCTAGGGTAATGAAAATCTCtcacctattttttttttttttttttttccaatatttgTCTTTTTTACAATAAGAATAGTTGTTTACTATCAAATagaataactttttttttttttttaatggaaaaagaaCACGACTCTACTAGTGCAGGAAACACTCACACAATTGGTGTGAAAATATCATGCTACCCCTACCCCTATAGGTCATTAAAGATGTTTCTGTGTACCCTCCCATTGGCTTGCATGCTAGTGTACATGTGTTAGTGCTAGTGCCAACAAGGTAACATAAACAATTGAATGATTAGGTCTTACAGAGATGTAAccctatttctcttttttccattattttattttatttttttaaggtaagATTTCTCCTTTCATTTTGTGAAACTATAAAATAATAGTCACAAGAAAATTTACTagaaagttatttatttatttattattattattttaattttttttttaactcgaATATTATATGGGATCCGTGGAAACCTTTAagattttattaaataagaaaaataaaataacaaagaaacaaagaggGCGACAAAGTCAGCTTTACCCTAACCCATGAGATACAATAAAACATAAGGAAGGTAACAAGGATTATTCCTAAAAATGGGCATTGCATGGTTAATTTCGATACTGATGATCAGTTTTGTCACTTGTGACAATCACCACTAGTTGCAGGTTCACATAAGATTAGAAGGTTGGGATGGAATTGGGCATGAGTTAAAAGGGTGATAAAGCATGGTCCtacaaattgaaattaaaattggacCAGTTGATCTAGATTAGtttctttcatattttgatatttgatcTCTCATTTTAGTCATTCTGTGTATTAGCTTCTCTCTATAGAACCTAGGGACCAGAGACTCAGACAGTGATGATAGGATTGGAAGGACCTAGACATACATCGCTAGGTCACCTCAGCCCTAAGATCATCCTCAGGTATTTAGGGCTCTATAAAGAGGAATCTTATCCAAGAAAACATTTCCCCCTTTGTTTTTAATCCGAATTGGAAATTGAATATTAATTGCATATTTGCATGAAAATTTGAGATGTCAGAGTCAGATTCACTGGGTAATGAAAATTGCAAAGTTCcatgcatggtttcaagtatcggtattgtattTGCCATATCAGCTGGGTTATATTagtattgattgagattgatcCCTGATCGCTGCCTGATTCGGATTGATCATCCATATCGTTTtatgggtaaaatagtaaaaaatgtatttttttcataaaaaataaaaggtaaaagTTTCCGATACGCACTGATTCTCTCCTatatcaattcaaatcgatAGAGACCGATACCAGTATCGATACCGAAAACTAAATCCATGTTTCCGGGTCCATCGGAAATCGCAAGTCCGTTGGATAAGAAAGGAATTGTCTTCGAGTTTCCCTTTGCTATAGTTTGGTTTTCCAGTTTGTAACTTCCACTCTCAGAGGCTCTGATCCTTCGCTGCTTCACCATGGGAAGCGGGATGAAAACTCCCttgattcttcttctctgcttggaGATACTGGCCTTCGCTGTCCTTTCCATGGCCTCCACTTCCATCACCAATGATGCCTACCCGGCGGGATTTGGTGACGAACCCGGTTCCGGTTCCGGTTCTTGCGCGTCGAGAGAGGACGTTCTTGTACCTCCTCGGAGGGAGTTGTACGACGAGGGAAGGATCTTTGACATCAGTCACAAATACAGGCCCGACATGCCCTCCTGGGGTTCTACAGAGGGGTTGGGACAGTTTCTTTGGCTTCCTGCAAGCATGAAGAATGGGTCTCTTGCCAACAATTCCGAGATGAAGTTGCCTACCCACACCGGCACCCACGTCGATTCCCCTGGCCATGTCTTCGATCACTACTTCGATGCTGGTTTTGATGTCGACACCCTCGACCTTGCCGTTCTCAACGGTATAATTTTTATGGCCATTTTCCTACTCGcaattcgatttggttttgttcGTTGTTACTTTTCCTGTTCCATGGATTGTCAGTCGTAGGCAATGTGTGTGTTGAAACTACATTAGGTTCCCCATCCCCTTCCCTATTGGGATTGGTTGATGTTTCTGATGACCGATGGCTACTGTTAACTGATGCTTCGCTTATTCTGAAGATTTTGGAAATAAGTGGATGCTCACCCAAATAACGTTGCGTATTATAATTGATTAAAAACCTCAAATTGAAAACCTTCTTAGTTATTCTTTCAAACCTCAATATAGTCTATCTCATACTAAACCTGTACTCTGAAAGAAACTGAACCTATTGACCGTCTCAGCTGTTTTGAAGCCCTCATTGGCGATAGTGTAATTTAAATATAAGGTGATACAAAGTTTTGCGACCATAATTGTGTAAGCAACTCAACAACATACTAAATTTAGTTCACTTGTCATTCAAATTATCGCTGAAAATTTGTCATTGACATGGTAAATATTAGTTTTCGTATTTATTATGTTGTTGTATTACTTACAAAATGATTCCTTGGTTATGATTGCAAGACTTTTCACTATATTTTGTTCTAATTTTACTTCACTTCGCTTCACTTTACTTCTAACCAAACAGGGCCCAGCTCTTGTGgcttttgctctttttttatgCAATGCCCCTTTTCTTTACCTTCTTTAACCTCATTTTCTGGGGAATATTTTGGTTCTCTTAGAAATGTTTATACCTTTATGTGACATTTCTGAAGATTTTTTCAATTGGTTTCAACAGGTCCTGCACTGTTAGTGGATGTTCCAAGGGATAAAAACATAACTGGTAAACTTGATTTCAGATTAACTTCTTCATTTTATTACTGTCACTTGCATCATCAGCCAACTTCACAACTATTACTTTAGCCAGCATGCACATTACTGGAATAATTTAGAAAAGTTCACATGGAATGACTGGAATACTATTTAAAAGTTGGATGCATCAACATTCATACAGATTAGTGGCATGCCAGTGTGGGGTGCAGATTTGAAAATATAGCACACATGCATTATGTCTAGCTTATATTCCATTAATTGAGGAGTTTTGGAATGGACAAAAACCAATCAAGTTACCATATAATTCATGGATATGGAATTTTATCGAACTCATTATTTTTGGATACACAGCTGACATTGATTT from Macadamia integrifolia cultivar HAES 741 unplaced genomic scaffold, SCU_Mint_v3 scaffold46, whole genome shotgun sequence encodes:
- the LOC122068799 gene encoding cyclase-like protein 2 isoform X2; this encodes MGSGMKTPLILLLCLEILAFAVLSMASTSITNDAYPAGFGDEPGSGSGSCASREDVLVPPRRELYDEGRIFDISHKYRPDMPSWGSTEGLGQFLWLPASMKNGSLANNSEMKLPTHTGTHVDSPGHVFDHYFDAGFDVDTLDLAVLNGPALLVDVPRDKNITADVMKGLNIPRGVRRVLFRTLNTDRRLMWKKEFDTSYVGFMKDAAKWLVENTDIKLVGNHSCRRLKVG
- the LOC122068799 gene encoding cyclase-like protein 2 isoform X1, which translates into the protein MGSGMKTPLILLLCLEILAFAVLSMASTSITNDAYPAGFGDEPGSGSGSCASREDVLVPPRRELYDEGRIFDISHKYRPDMPSWGSTEGLGQFLWLPASMKNGSLANNSEMKLPTHTGTHVDSPGHVFDHYFDAGFDVDTLDLAVLNGPALLVDVPRDKNITADVMKGLNIPRGVRRVLFRTLNTDRRLMWKKEFDTSYVGFMKDAAKWLVENTDIKLVGIDYLSVAAYDDLIPSHQVFLEGREIILVEGLKLDDIKLGIYSVHCLPLRLLGAEGSPIRCILIK